In Actinoplanes sp. NBC_00393, a single genomic region encodes these proteins:
- a CDS encoding LacI family DNA-binding transcriptional regulator — protein MPNGPAPARRVTIVDVARHAGVSTTAVSKVLRNAYGASPEMQAKVRAAIDELGYRPSAAARGMRGQTYTIGVMLPDIRNPFFADVLDGINAQLGGTDYQVLIASACNDEAGEAHVTDAMIDRNMDGVVLIAPLTSRQRLERIARTVPTVVIGRHGNSAAYDTVADDDFTGAGLVVAHLAELGHRRIAHIEHLETDPVRLREMPNAVRADGYRHAMHVHGLGEFIDVASTTYTQPGGYLGAKQLLDRPQRPTAIFAGADIVAMGVLDALTEAGLSVPGDISVAGYDNTTFAAFGPISLTTVDQAGHEIGANAARLLLDRIADTVRPAAQVKLSPTLIPRRSTAPIS, from the coding sequence ATGCCGAACGGTCCAGCGCCCGCACGCCGGGTCACGATTGTCGATGTGGCCAGGCACGCCGGGGTGTCCACCACGGCGGTGTCGAAGGTGCTGCGTAACGCGTACGGTGCCAGCCCCGAGATGCAGGCCAAGGTCCGCGCCGCGATCGACGAGCTCGGCTACCGCCCGTCCGCGGCGGCGCGCGGGATGCGGGGCCAGACCTACACCATCGGCGTGATGCTGCCGGACATCCGCAACCCGTTCTTCGCCGACGTCCTCGACGGCATCAACGCGCAGCTCGGCGGCACCGACTACCAGGTGCTGATCGCCTCGGCCTGCAACGACGAGGCCGGCGAGGCCCACGTCACCGACGCCATGATCGACCGCAACATGGACGGCGTCGTCCTGATCGCCCCGCTGACCTCCCGGCAGCGCCTCGAGCGCATCGCCCGTACCGTGCCGACCGTGGTCATCGGCCGGCACGGCAACTCGGCCGCGTACGACACCGTTGCCGACGACGACTTCACCGGCGCCGGCCTGGTCGTCGCCCATCTGGCCGAGCTCGGCCACCGCCGCATCGCCCACATCGAGCACCTGGAGACCGACCCGGTGCGGCTGCGGGAGATGCCGAACGCGGTGCGCGCCGACGGGTACCGGCACGCCATGCACGTCCACGGTCTCGGCGAGTTCATCGACGTCGCTTCCACCACGTACACCCAGCCGGGCGGCTATCTCGGCGCCAAACAACTGCTGGACCGCCCGCAGCGCCCGACTGCGATCTTCGCCGGCGCCGACATCGTCGCGATGGGCGTGCTGGACGCGCTCACCGAGGCCGGGCTGTCGGTACCCGGCGACATCTCGGTCGCCGGGTACGACAACACCACGTTCGCCGCGTTCGGCCCGATCAGCCTGACCACGGTGGACCAGGCCGGCCACGAGATCGGCGCGAACGCCGCCCGCCTGCTGCTGGACCGCATCGCCGACACGGTCCGGCCGGCCGCGCAGGTGAAGCTCTCCCCCACGCTGATCCCCCGCCGGTCGACGGCGCCGATCTCCTAG
- a CDS encoding ABC transporter substrate-binding protein, which yields MKSRKALVALAALTLLAGCSGGTNSGSDGDENNTVLTIASVDQGSVEKVVEAFKAANPGITVNLTTSGADQYQQQIRTQLASGTAPDVMTVWPGNGNPGATYVIAKPGYLMDLSDQPWASQLPDAFKKVAQYEGKTYNALFGLNGIGAVYNDAAMTAAGLTAPGTWTDLLAFCKAAAGKGTPAFALGIQDNWVTQLVLYALVATTVYSGDKDFDTKMANGQATFANSQWTTAMAKYQEMSKAGCFQKDPLGTSYEASQTLAATGKTLGIIQGNWIVSLLKQKSPDGKFTMKALPATDDPAQFIMPAAAGAGYGINAKAKNKELALKFVTYVMSPAGMKLFNETQGSLPTLPEAGTTVDPGLTELTTYVKDNKTVPFMDQLWPNAKVQQTMLSGLQEIFSDQTTADKVLTDMDTDYKAGS from the coding sequence ATGAAGTCACGAAAGGCCCTGGTCGCCCTCGCGGCCTTGACACTGCTGGCCGGCTGCTCGGGCGGCACCAACTCCGGCTCCGACGGCGACGAGAACAACACCGTGCTGACCATCGCCTCGGTCGACCAGGGCTCCGTCGAGAAGGTCGTCGAAGCTTTCAAGGCCGCCAACCCCGGCATCACGGTCAACCTCACCACCAGCGGCGCCGATCAATATCAACAGCAGATTCGTACGCAGCTGGCGTCCGGAACCGCGCCGGACGTGATGACGGTCTGGCCGGGCAACGGCAACCCGGGCGCCACGTACGTCATCGCCAAGCCCGGCTATCTGATGGACCTGTCCGACCAGCCGTGGGCGTCGCAGCTGCCGGACGCGTTCAAGAAGGTCGCCCAGTACGAGGGCAAGACGTACAACGCGCTGTTCGGCCTCAACGGCATCGGCGCGGTCTACAACGACGCCGCGATGACCGCGGCCGGGCTCACCGCGCCGGGCACCTGGACCGACCTGCTCGCCTTCTGCAAGGCCGCCGCAGGCAAGGGCACTCCGGCGTTCGCGCTCGGCATCCAGGACAACTGGGTCACCCAGCTGGTCCTGTACGCCCTGGTCGCCACCACCGTCTACAGCGGCGACAAGGACTTCGACACCAAGATGGCCAATGGGCAGGCCACCTTCGCGAACTCCCAGTGGACCACGGCGATGGCCAAGTACCAGGAGATGTCCAAGGCCGGCTGCTTCCAGAAGGACCCGCTCGGCACCAGTTACGAGGCCAGCCAGACCCTCGCGGCGACCGGTAAGACGCTCGGCATCATCCAGGGCAACTGGATCGTCAGCCTGCTCAAGCAGAAGAGCCCGGACGGCAAGTTCACCATGAAGGCGCTGCCGGCCACCGACGACCCGGCGCAGTTCATCATGCCGGCGGCCGCCGGAGCGGGGTACGGCATCAACGCGAAGGCGAAGAACAAGGAGCTCGCGCTCAAGTTCGTCACCTACGTCATGTCCCCGGCCGGCATGAAGCTGTTCAACGAGACCCAGGGCAGCCTGCCCACCCTGCCCGAGGCCGGCACCACCGTCGACCCCGGCCTGACCGAGCTCACCACGTACGTCAAGGACAACAAGACCGTGCCGTTCATGGACCAGTTGTGGCCCAACGCCAAGGTCCAGCAGACCATGCTCAGCGGCCTGCAGGAGATCTTCAGCGACCAGACCACCGCGGACAAGGTCCTCACCGACATGGACACCGACTACAAGGCCGGTTCCTAG
- a CDS encoding carbohydrate ABC transporter permease — protein MNRYTARTFALEFAMIAVAIVFAFPVYVLVNLAVRAPGDTSSPLSLTRSPTLSNFTEAWQVAGLGGALINSVVVTVVSVLIVLAVSALAAYPLARSTAHWSRGAFLLIMLGLILPFQLAALPLYQTVRDLGLLGSVWSLVLFYSGLQVPFTTFLYVGFLRALPRDFEEAAFIDGGSPLQTFRHVIFPMLKPITVTALVLNAVSVWNDFFTPLLYLSGSDQQTMPVAIAGFVGQYAADWNLIFASLLISIIPVLAVYLVLQRSIINGFAGGLKG, from the coding sequence ATGAACCGCTACACCGCGCGTACCTTCGCTCTGGAATTCGCCATGATCGCCGTGGCGATCGTCTTCGCCTTCCCCGTCTACGTCCTGGTCAACCTGGCCGTGCGGGCGCCGGGCGACACCTCCTCGCCGCTCAGCCTGACCAGATCGCCCACGCTGAGCAACTTCACCGAAGCGTGGCAGGTGGCCGGACTGGGCGGCGCCCTGATCAACAGCGTCGTGGTGACGGTGGTCAGCGTGCTCATCGTGCTCGCGGTGTCGGCGCTCGCCGCGTACCCCCTGGCCCGAAGCACCGCGCACTGGTCCCGCGGCGCCTTCCTGCTGATCATGCTGGGGTTGATCCTGCCGTTCCAGCTCGCCGCGCTGCCGCTCTACCAGACCGTGCGTGACCTGGGCCTGCTCGGCTCGGTCTGGTCCCTCGTGCTGTTCTACTCCGGTCTGCAGGTGCCGTTCACGACGTTCCTCTACGTCGGTTTCCTGCGGGCGCTGCCCCGCGATTTCGAGGAGGCGGCGTTCATCGACGGTGGTTCGCCGTTGCAGACGTTCCGGCACGTCATCTTCCCGATGCTGAAGCCGATCACGGTCACCGCGCTGGTGCTCAACGCGGTCAGCGTGTGGAACGACTTCTTCACCCCGCTGCTCTATCTCAGCGGCAGCGACCAGCAGACCATGCCGGTCGCGATCGCCGGGTTCGTCGGCCAGTACGCCGCCGACTGGAACCTGATCTTCGCATCGCTGCTGATCAGCATCATTCCGGTGCTGGCCGTCTACCTGGTCCTGCAGCGCAGCATCATCAACGGATTCGCGGGAGGGCTGAAGGGATGA